GTACGCTGAGtgcgacacgcacgcatggaAATCGGGTACTCTTTGGCTGTGCTTTTACGAtctcctctctgcgctggcctgtgctgcagcagcagccatgtATGTCTGTGCCGCTCGTTCAACTTCTCCTGCTCTTGCTCGCggtctcccctccccctgtcggctcgttttttcccctttcaccAGTGAACAACTCTCTCGTGCTGTGGCCACCAGTGAGGTAGTGCCAGCCGCGCAGAGTTTCTGCGTACTCTGCGGTGTGCAAACGAGCACCAATGACCGACTTCACCGCACTGCGCGCCAACTGTACGGCGCTTTTCGACACCGCAAtgccgccgctcctgcgcGGCTCGATTCCGTCCGCACCATCCGTCGGCGTCTTCTCTACCTCTCAACTGGACCGGTGCTCCATGTACGCAGGCCTTCGCGCTGACAGCGCTGTGGGGATGAGTGTTGCACCATCGGCCACCTTGGTGTCTAGCCGCAGCAtggaggcgacgctgctgcggcgggaGTGGGAGCTTCGCAGCGAGTATTATCGGCTGTACGCCGAAGACCAATGGCACATacgccagcagcgcgaggagcagcgccgacaggATGAcaaggcggagcggcagcgcatgATCGAAGCGGCTCGAGCGAttgaagaagagcgcgcgcggcgtgtggcggagcagcaggagcaccttcttcagaaggagcgagagcTCGAGGAGTGGAAGCTCGAGCGGCTGAAAGAGGCCAACTCCGCgcgtcgtcagcagcagcaggaggatgAACGCCgtcgcgagctgcagcacgagcgTGAGCTGGCCCGCGTCAAGGAGGAAGCGGCCTCAGGGAGGAAAGCTGAAGAGGTgaaggtggcggtggagcaaTCGCTGCAAAGGATGCAGAGCACcatgcaggagcagctgcgcgaggaggtgcgcgcgCTGGAGGCAGCGCACAGGTCTGAGCTCACACGTCGCGAAGAGGAGTGGGCGGCTCGCgtgaaggcgatggagaTCAGCCGAAGCACGGAGCTGGCTGAGCTcacgcaccagctgcagctcgaCCAGACACGCGCCACTCGCAGCGAGGAGCAACTGCGCGAAGCCCGGGACCAACTCACGAAACTCTTACAAGAAGTCGATCAACTGCGTGTTCAGCTGCAGTCGGGCGGCCCGCGCTTCGAGCGGGATCGCGAGGCGGCGCAACGGCTGGCAGAGACGCATCGCAGCGCGATAGAGCGTCTGCAACTGATGTACGACGATGACAAGAGGGCGCTACAGCGCCGCTACATGGAAGACCGCGAACGCGCCAAATATGAGCAAGATCGCCGCGCTGAGGAGCTCAAGGAGAGCcacgctgcggtgctgcgcggcaaGGACAGCGAAATTGACCAACTCAGTGACCGTGTTCGACAGCTAGAGCGCGAGCTGCAGGATGAGAGCACAAAACTGGCGTTGCTGCGTACGAGCGGGGAGCAGACGATCCCCATGAGTGTCGAGAATGCTCGCCTCAAGGATGAGGTGCGGCAGTTGCTGACGGCCAaggcagagctggaggagacCACAAAGCGACTGGAGCGCAATCTGCGTGAGGCTGACGGGCGGGTAGAAAACCAAAACAAGCAGCTGCGGACGCTGCAGGCTGACACAGTGTCGGGCCAGCGTCAGCTGACGGAAGCGCGGgatgagctgcgccgcgacaATGCCGACCTCAAGAGCCAGATCGCTATGGTTCGGAATAGTtatgaggaggaggtgatgcgGTTGCAGAAGCAACTCAAGAgcacagaggaggtggccaCCCAGCATGACATGCAGGATATGGGGCAGAGTGCGCGtgaggcggtggagagggCTGAAGAGGCTCGTCGAAGCACCGAGAACAGCCTCGCAGAGGTGATGCGCAAGCTGAAGttcgctgaggaggaggtgcagtcGTCGAGGCGTAACGCTGAGGCAGCGCAGTATGACGTCGCTCAGGCACAGGGCCGCATTcaagagctgcaggcgaagGTAGAAGAGCGCGCCGCGCAGGTGCGCGCGTTAGAGACTGAGTTGCAGGGTAAGGTCAATTTGGGCTACGAGGTGCgggaggcaaaggagcgggcggagcggctgcaggCCGAGTACGATGCGGAGCGCGAGTCGCGCCGCAGGCAGCACGAGGCCGCTCTAGAGGCGAAGGAccgagagctgcagcagtgccgcgccGATATGCTGACAGTGAAGCAAAGGTTTCACGCGCTGCGAGCGGAGAGCGACACCTCCAAATTGGATCGTGAGGGTCACCAGCAAAGACTCACTCGCCAACtcacggagagggaggaggaggtggcgcagttGCGCCGGCAGCTTGAGGACAGCCGGCAGTCGCTTCAGCAGTGGAAGGCAACCTacgaagagctgcagcggagcaggGGCACCAGCACAGATGACTACGAGAAGGTCGTTCGCGAGCGggacgaggagctgcaggagtgcCATCGCCGGCTGCGCCAAATGCAGGGCGAAAAGGCCGGACTGGAGGACCGTATGCGGGCCGAGGAGGCTGCCCGAATCTCCGTCACTGCGCAGAGCAACGACGTACAACGGTCGCTGCGTGAGCGGGAGGCGCAGATCGAGCAGCTGGAACGCGAAGTGCGCGAGTTGCGGGCAcagccggcgctgctgtcggcCCTGGCTGTGCCTGTCGCgtcgcctcttcccccttctggGTCACTtccaccttctctgcctcatGCGCCAAAGGCTCCGCTGCTCTCCAGTATGACACTAGCGAGCGCACCCCCTATCACCGCTGACATCACACCCACCTcatgcgcagctccaccgtcGGTGATGCTGCCTGCGAGCACACCGAAAGCGCCTCTTGTACCACCTCTGCACAGTACTGGCGGCCCGACTGCGGCCCCGCCGGCCCCTGTTAGCGCCTGGGATAgcttgccaccaccaccgcggcctTCATCGATCCCAACTGCAGAAAAGCCCCACGTCATGGCGGTGCCGTTGACGCACTCCCTCGACCACGGCACGGCTTCGACCGATGGCACCACGGAGGGAACCCCTCTGAGCATCCCCGTCCCAGTTTCGCTGTCTCTATCGCCATTCCAAGTCGGCCGGCAGAGCGGCGATGGCCCATCGCTGACAATCGCCGTTCCCACTCCTGCCGGCGCCCTCTCCCACAccgcgtcagcagcggagTATGCGATCTCGCCAGCTCCGATAACCGTCGCCCCGCGCAGTCCCCATAGCGGCGCTACAGCGGTGCAGGCGGTACACGTGCCGTCGAcccctgcaccgccgcccctccTAGGCGCGCAAGTGACTCCCACCGGTTCCACCAGCTCCTTCGCATTGCCCTCATCcacggcaccgccacctgTCCTGTCCGTGGCCGGGGGCGTCCTCAGCGGTGTCGCTGGTGGTCCCACCCCAGTGCCAGTGCCGGTGCTCTCTCCGCACGCCACCATACCGGTTCCCAAGGTTGGTGTTCCAAGCGTACCCGTGCCCGGCCCCTCTTGTGCCTCACCGTCCCCGTCAGCTGGCGGGTACGgcgcgtcaccgccaccgccgccgattCCGGTACTGGTAGCAGTGCCGTCCTTCACGAGCACTTCTGTCCTCGCGGCGTCGGGCAACGTGGACAAGAGTAGCCGGCACGACCACCGTagccatcgccaccaccaccaccgcacttGAATGGAGCAGTATGGGCGGGACAGGGAGCGGCTCCAACTGTTTGCCCTTGACGttgacctcctcccccaatGTATATGGAGTGAAGAGCAcgtatatatgtgtgtgcgtcagcTGCCAGTCCGTGAGCTCCTGCGCTTGTCCTTgcgcgaagagagagggatcgTTGGTGGGCTTCGGGCTAGAGGCGTTGGGTCCATATCGCCACCTCAGCCACTCCGCGCTACTTTGATGCTGCGCGTCGGGGCAGTTTCCCActccctcgtcgtcgtcttttcCTCTGTCCACTGTACGATTTActtttctgctgttgctgttctgTGTGGGCgtaggcgtgtgtgttgtgtactgctgccctcctctgGGTGGGTGCCAGTGGCCTACTTTGAGAGTAAACCACAGACGTAGCGGCGTGCCTGTGCACCCCATCTTGGCGACAAATCTGCGCCCCCCTTcccgtccttctctctccccctctctctgtccgtTATGTGGCGCCTTCTGAATGAGCGGCGTAGGGGGATGGAGGGACCGGGAGCGCGTGGGTGAGTGGAGAGGGACTGAGGATGGGGAAGGAGAACGGCAGGCGGTGGTTCGTCGTTCTgatcccccctcctctcctcttttcctcaaACGCGCTGGTACTTCACtcatcctcttccctccccaaGGAGCTACACGGACCAGGGATGCCAGGCATGGtagagggaggcagagagaccagagttccctcctcttttctttcttcccttAGACGATTGACTTATATTCCTGGGCGGAGatctctctgcgtgctgccGATTCGTTGGTTGATTTTcataccccccctctctctcccgcacgcacacacgcacgctggGGGAGatggcgggagagaggggggatggtGAAGATGCGTTGTGCTCACTTGTTGATGTTTCCCCCATACTTCCATTCATATCAGCCAGCCGTCACGGCTACTGTTGgttgtcctctctctttctctccctcccctctcttctacCCTGCCCATGCGTAGCGCCAGATCGAAACAGCAATAGGAACCCCTTGACCCAGCGGCTattcccctcacccccctcccgcttcctcagcctgctgctgcagcgcgtaggtggagagggagaggcgatGGGAGCAATGGACGCACATTTCTGTTTCTCCGCATCTTCCTCTGCCAACCTGTAACCCGCATAAAGAACTCCGTGTAAACTGATCGAGGTCTCCctgtcccctctctctttcaccgaCACATCGATGTGGACTGTGCTGTTGCCTCTGGGCCCATTTGCCCAGtgctccctcctctttgctgAGTGTCGACACCCCTAAAccgctcaccccctcccctcagcCTCTCCTTTCTGTGCCCACAGTGCGCACGCCTTCCTTTCCGTATACGCAGGCGCCTCCGTGTCTCTGTGGTACTTCACCAAagcccaccctctcccctccccccacacatccacggtgaaagagaggaggtggcgtaCTGTCCGACGTGTTGAGCAAGACGTGCGCTCTGGTCCACCGTCgcgcttcttcaccttcgctCCCTCTGCTTCTTCGTGTAGGGCACACCCACAGTCCTCTTCGCACGAACACCCCGTATCCACACTCGCAACTCTCTGGAGAGAGACTCACGTACACTAGGGTAGCGCATCTGAGATTTCGCTCATTTTtgccctctcgctcgctctctctctctcgagcaTGGCATCGACTCTGCCGCCTGCGTTCGgctgcgagcagcagcggagttATGCTTTCTCCATGCAGTGCAAGCGCTCCCTCACCCCGACTCTGACTCATCAGTTCGAGGTGACATGGCCGTGGCCAGTGGTGCAGAGCAGAAGGCGGTCTcgcgccgccggcggtgctgacgATGCTCAGGGTTTGGTGAGCTCGTCGGCCACGCTCCAGGGCAGCGTTTTCAAGGATGacgaagcagaagagggaggggacgaGGTGAGAGAAGGGGTCGAGAAGGGAGCCACCAAGGAGGGCGTGCCCAACTCGCCGACGTCCGGAAGTGACGCATCTGCCGCGACGTGCCGCAGCAAATCACCGCTGTGGAGGGAGCGATGTCACTACGGGTGGCCCACTTTCATCCTTGGCCTCTCGAGCGACCCGTTCCTTGGCCGGCATGAGACACGTCGCGTTggtgtgcttctctcgccAGGCTATCGCTGTCTCTTACCCCTGGTTGAGCTGGATGAACCAGAGCCTCTACCAGACAAGGCTGGTGTGGCTTTTTGGCGAACCGCCTTTAAGCCACCCTCCCACAGGGCACCCGCGttgtcatcctcctcgtctctcaGCGCCGCCAACCCGCCTCCGTGCTGCGCCGAGCTTCTCGTCGGCGAGCTTGCAGAGATTGAGCGGGCAGTCCGGCAGCGTCATGAGATGGCGACTACGTCATCCCGGTGCAACACGCGTGCATCGATGAAGCAgtcgtttctctcttgtaTTTCACTTGAGCCCCGCACGCAGCTCAGTGCACCCCTGCTGGAGgccggaggagaggggagcttGTTGACGCAGAGCACTGATTGTGCATTACAATGCGtaaagcgagaggaagagacggcgcccgccgcagcggtgagTTCGGCTCCGGGGCGTGATCCTGAGAGGATGGATACGATATCGGGCTCAACGGCAACGTCAGCACAGTCGCAGCGAGGCTCAGCCTTCGCACCGAAGAGAGTCCTGAGCTTTTTCTTCTACACCATTCCGTTCCGCCTTCGCTGGCTCTCCCAGCTGCCGGGGCGGATTGTCGTCTCTCTGCCATgcgaggagcggctgctgacCCTGTACGCGCCTCATGGAAATGGCAACCATCGCAGTGCACCACAACCCTCACCGTCGTCGGTGCCTCGAGGTGGAGGTACCGCTCCGACTGAGATCATTGCCCTGTCGCAGGTGCACAGCTACGCACTGCCGCGTGGTGTAGTCCCGCTGGATCTCTCGGAGGTGTTTGACCGACCATTTCTCGCCATTGGCACGGCTGAGCAcggggtgctgctgtgccacctCGACACGTCGACAGGCGCCGTACAGGGCATCGCGCGGTGGATTTCACTAAGGGGTTATGGGAGTTCTCTGTACCCGGTGACGCGCCTCGCGGCGGTGTTTCCTGCGCGTCAGTCGGGGCGCGCGCCGAATCGCTTCACCGATTTTCCCTCAGCACCCCCGTGGATGAGGCACGTGGCTGCCCTTGAAAGCCTCAATGACGGCGTGCTCGTGTGCTCCTCGCTGTACGagcccaccgctgctgttgttaAGCTCGGCGTGGCTGCAGTGGGCGTGGTGGAGGACTTCTCCGTCCTCCGCGGCGTCGACACGATCCTCGACGTGAGCGCGACTGTGCAGCCCGATTTAGGGCCACTTGTCTGCACAGTCTCACGGAAGCTGTTGCGGTTACGTGTTGTTGACTCCGCGGCcgaagaggcggagcggcgcacTGCGCTTCTCAAGAAGAAGCTGGACTCCGGTCTTGCCGATCGCGTACCTCCGTGCCTGACTCACGACCGGATGGTGCGGCTGGAATGCCCGCTTCTCCACGTTGCTTCCAGCCCCGTCGTCGTGCAGTCCTTCGCTGAAAAGTACGTGAGTCGACGCAACTACACGAAGCACTGGCAGTTTGGGGTGGATGGCGCGAATCGGGTGATGCTGCTAGATCGGACGGTGAGCCAGTACATCCTCCACTCCACCTTTCAACTGGGCCGCCTCGACTCGGCAGCCGAGGAGGGGCGCGTGGCGCCTACCGGCTGTCTTCTACCGTTTTCCCCCACTACGAACAGCGCCAATAAAAGCGAGGCACGACTCTCTTGTGCAGGCAAACTGGAGGGTGTGCTCGACGAGGGCTGTGAGGCTGCAACAGATGGAAATGACGTCAGCATGTCGTTGCCGTTTCCTCCTCCGACGCAGCTCTCGCTAAGTAGTGGTGGGCAGAAGCGTTTGCGACCTTCGTCAAAGACCTCAAGGAACAAGAGGGCGTCTGACTCCACTGCCAAGCGTCgtggggcagcagctgcgctgtccactgctgttgctaaggggaaaggagatgatgacaacagcgacgacgaggacgacgcatCGCCTGGCAAAGCCAGCTCGTTTTCCGACCTTACTTCCTTGATTCCCATCGAGGATgcctgcagcggtgtcgcGGTGACCTGCGTGCAGGATCAGATGATCCAAGTGGCTGCCGCCCACGACCGCGATTGCATTTCTCTCGTCACGTGGCGAATCAATCTTTCTACCCCACCACGACCGCCGACGTCCTCTGCCACGGCAACCATCATCACGGAGGCCCTTGCTGCACCCCCCAAGGGAGGTGCACGGGCATAGAGATGGTGCGAAGAAAGAGAACTTTGGCTCCTGCGCTTCcgcgagctcctcctcgcttaCGCTGCGATCTACAGGAATGCACACCCACCTAGCAAGCAGCAGAGACTGCGGTCGAAGGAGTATCCGGTTGCTACATGGATAAGGATAGGCACCATGGAAGCGAAGGAGGGAAAGTGGGCGTcagcgaggggaagaggaggcgaggtagtctgcagagaggggcactGGTGGCGATGTTGTTGGAGCCTGGCGGGAAGGGACGGAGaagcgtgcgcgtgggtggtATCGCAAGCTCGGCAGCTATGCTTGTTTGACTAGTGCCTCCTCTGCAGAGTGTCTCGCACCGCCCACCATTTTGATCAAGGGCGCCCTGCTGTGTTCGCTCTTTTCatatcccctcccccttcctcgccctccctGGGCATCTGCGGGCCTCTCCGCGAGTATTATGATGCACGGGAGATGCACCTACGCCAatgcgccccctccctcccctttcacGCCGTCAACTCCCCTACCGCTCGTTTTACTTacgatggcgctgcaccaTTCTACACCCGTatccccaccctctcccttaTCCATTCCCCTTCGCTTCTTCAAAatcgcgcctcctcgtccaccaccccccctcctcgtttCTTTGGCCACGCCAGGAGGTGCACCGCAACGACGAGCTGACGAATGCTTATTTCTCGTCTTTGGGTCGTCACGGTACTGCACTGCGTCTTGGCACCAGCCTCTGCGCATCACCCGAgtgctctcctttctctcatCTCCACTACCCTCCCCTTCATCatcatctttctctctccgtgcgtATCCACTTTTCCCTTCTCACGGCTCACACTCAGCGCTCGCTGTATGGCGTTTACAGCactttctcccctttccatTAAACGACTACGACGCCCCGCAGGCACCACACCAGCATGGAGGAATTCTACGGCATGGAGGTCTTCGTTGGCAAGACGGCAAAGCCCAGTATTTCGGCTGATCGCGTGCTGCACGTGACGCAGGTGGCGTTGCCGCCGAACGCGTCTCACGCCATTACGCTGCTTGTCAAGGCGGAGGGCAAGTCGTTTGTGCTCGCGACGCTGGACCCACACCGGGCGCTCTTCCACATGAGCGTGGACATGCTCTTCAGCGGCAAGCAGGAACTCGCTTTCACCTGCGAGGGTGCGGCTGGTGCCGTGCACGTCATTGGGTACACGCAGctagcggaggaggaggaggagggggaagacatggacgacgaggatTACGATGACATGATGGCTGGCGAGGACGCGGCATAATGTGGACTCGGAAAGGGGGCGCGGTAGTACGCGCCTCGCCCATGTGCGTAGAATGTGTCTGCCTTGTGCGCCTGTAAGACGACATCTTCTCGTTTTGTCCTACGCGTTGGGTGTCGCGCCACTGGTGCCCGAATGCCACGTCGGTGTGCCCTCACGCTGCTGATAATACAGTTGGTGTGCACTCTGATCTTGGGTGCGTCCGAGTCGGTGAAGCTGAAATGGTTAGTTAGGCTGACACGGTGGGCCTGCAGGTGAACGTAAAGACGTCTGTGCGCTTGACAGCTGCGCGGGTCTGAGTCAAGGGGTGAGTGGGGGGATGGCAGAGGGAGGTTGAGTCCCACGGGGTGCCGCTTCTTTCACTGCCGCACTGcgtctcccttctcttttcaccGAAGCAACAGGCCAACGTAGGCACTCTGCCCggacacacccacccacccacccacccacccacccacacacgcaccgtaTACAGAGAAATGCATGACGTGCTCACCGGCCGATgacacctcctcccctctgcaCAGGGTAccgagaaagggaaaggcgaTGGACAAAACATAACcaacgagagggagagccaGCTGAGGCAACGTACCGGCACGGCGTCGTGCGGTGGGCGGCGCCGCTACTTGCTCGTTGCTCAGTGGCGTACGTGTGCGAAAAATGTTCGTGCACGTGCCTCCTCTTCGACCGCCCCGCGGCCGCGTACCTccgcctttcccccctctccctctccctctcccacaaCTACGTGCGACACTGCACTGCTGTGTATTCGCGTAGCTGTGCGTGTTCgcttgctctctttccctgtttGGATCGAGGTGCTCTCGAGAGTGACTTTGCTCTACAAAAGACGCTTGCTGAGCTTCTCATTTTTTGCTCGTCTCTGCACTCCATAtaccccttctctccttcactgccccccctctctctctccccttcccacttgtccttcccctctgcgcGGTTACCACGCCAACtacccctctttccccccgCGTGTGGATGTGCAGTGTAACTCGTCTCTGTCTTTCACTCCTAAGTTATCTTCGCGCCTAAGAGAAAACAACTGCAGGAGACAGTGACGCtcactctctcactctcactctcttaCTCTCTTACATTGACGAGCGTTTGCTTCCCTGACGGgccttctttccctcgtACGTACGTGTCTCTGTTTGCCTTCCTTGAACGCTCGTACGCTGCTGTCCACCACATTAACCTCATCACGTGTTGCctccgtctctttctctccttctctacGTGTTTCCCACTCACGTGCACGGACACATAGAGCGAACGtccgcccctctccctcccccaaacTCCACTTTCCTCCGTCAATCCAGTCCACCTCTAGTGTTCATCAATGGAGGGCTTTTACGGTATCGAGGTGGCCGCCGGCAAGCAGGTGAAGGCGAAGATCCCGGAGGAGTGCGCGCTGCGCGTGACACAGCTCGCCGTGCCTGTCAATGCAGCTGGCGCCGTTTCGTTCGTGGTATCCTTCGAGGGTAAGCTGTTTACGATTGCTACGCTGGACCCCAAGAGGGGTGTCTACCAGATGAGCACCGACCTTGTCTTCACCAAGGCCCAGGACGTGTCCTTCTCTGCCCAGGGCGCTGGCGCCATCCACGTCACCGGCTACGTGCAACCGATTGGCAATGATGATATGATGATGGATGCCATGGCCGGCGAGTcgggtgaggaggacgataacgaggacgacgacgacgacgacctcGAGGAGATGTCGGAGACGGAGAGCAACGATGTCGCCAGGGCCCCTGcttcagctgccgctggtgcggcggacagcgacgacgaggaggaggacgaggaaaaCGACGAGGaa
Above is a genomic segment from Leishmania panamensis strain MHOM/PA/94/PSC-1 chromosome 7 sequence containing:
- a CDS encoding hypothetical protein (TriTrypDB/GeneDB-style sysID: LpmP.07.1020), with translation MTDFTALRANCTALFDTAMPPLLRGSIPSAPSVGVFSTSQLDRCSMYAGLRADSAVGMSVAPSATLVSSRSMEATLLRREWELRSEYYRLYAEDQWHIRQQREEQRRQDDKAERQRMIEAARAIEEERARRVAEQQEHLLQKERELEEWKLERLKEANSARRQQQQEDERRRELQHERELARVKEEAASGRKAEEVKVAVEQSLQRMQSTMQEQLREEVRALEAAHRSELTRREEEWAARVKAMEISRSTELAELTHQLQLDQTRATRSEEQLREARDQLTKLLQEVDQLRVQLQSGGPRFERDREAAQRLAETHRSAIERLQLMYDDDKRALQRRYMEDRERAKYEQDRRAEELKESHAAVLRGKDSEIDQLSDRVRQLERELQDESTKLALLRTSGEQTIPMSVENARLKDEVRQLLTAKAELEETTKRLERNLREADGRVENQNKQLRTLQADTVSGQRQLTEARDELRRDNADLKSQIAMVRNSYEEEVMRLQKQLKSTEEVATQHDMQDMGQSAREAVERAEEARRSTENSLAEVMRKLKFAEEEVQSSRRNAEAAQYDVAQAQGRIQELQAKVEERAAQVRALETELQGKVNLGYEVREAKERAERLQAEYDAERESRRRQHEAALEAKDRELQQCRADMLTVKQRFHALRAESDTSKLDREGHQQRLTRQLTEREEEVAQLRRQLEDSRQSLQQWKATYEELQRSRGTSTDDYEKVVRERDEELQECHRRLRQMQGEKAGLEDRMRAEEAARISVTAQSNDVQRSLREREAQIEQLEREVRELRAQPALLSALAVPVASPLPPSGSLPPSLPHAPKAPLLSSMTLASAPPITADITPTSCAAPPSVMLPASTPKAPLVPPLHSTGGPTAAPPAPVSAWDSLPPPPRPSSIPTAEKPHVMAVPLTHSLDHGTASTDGTTEGTPLSIPVPVSLSLSPFQVGRQSGDGPSLTIAVPTPAGALSHTASAAEYAISPAPITVAPRSPHSGATAVQAVHVPSTPAPPPLLGAQVTPTGSTSSFALPSSTAPPPVLSVAGGVLSGVAGGPTPVPVPVLSPHATIPVPKVGVPSVPVPGPSCASPSPSAGGYGASPPPPPIPVLVAVPSFTSTSVLAASGNVDKSSRHDHRSHRHHHHRT
- a CDS encoding hypothetical protein (TriTrypDB/GeneDB-style sysID: LpmP.07.1030), yielding MASTLPPAFGCEQQRSYAFSMQCKRSLTPTLTHQFEVTWPWPVVQSRRRSRAAGGADDAQGLVSSSATLQGSVFKDDEAEEGGDEVREGVEKGATKEGVPNSPTSGSDASAATCRSKSPLWRERCHYGWPTFILGLSSDPFLGRHETRRVGVLLSPGYRCLLPLVELDEPEPLPDKAGVAFWRTAFKPPSHRAPALSSSSSLSAANPPPCCAELLVGELAEIERAVRQRHEMATTSSRCNTRASMKQSFLSCISLEPRTQLSAPLLEAGGEGSLLTQSTDCALQCVKREEETAPAAAVSSAPGRDPERMDTISGSTATSAQSQRGSAFAPKRVLSFFFYTIPFRLRWLSQLPGRIVVSLPCEERLLTLYAPHGNGNHRSAPQPSPSSVPRGGGTAPTEIIALSQVHSYALPRGVVPLDLSEVFDRPFLAIGTAEHGVLLCHLDTSTGAVQGIARWISLRGYGSSLYPVTRLAAVFPARQSGRAPNRFTDFPSAPPWMRHVAALESLNDGVLVCSSLYEPTAAVVKLGVAAVGVVEDFSVLRGVDTILDVSATVQPDLGPLVCTVSRKLLRLRVVDSAAEEAERRTALLKKKLDSGLADRVPPCLTHDRMVRLECPLLHVASSPVVVQSFAEKYVSRRNYTKHWQFGVDGANRVMLLDRTVSQYILHSTFQLGRLDSAAEEGRVAPTGCLLPFSPTTNSANKSEARLSCAGKLEGVLDEGCEAATDGNDVSMSLPFPPPTQLSLSSGGQKRLRPSSKTSRNKRASDSTAKRRGAAAALSTAVAKGKGDDDNSDDEDDASPGKASSFSDLTSLIPIEDACSGVAVTCVQDQMIQVAAAHDRDCISLVTWRINLSTPPRPPTSSATATIITEALAAPPKGGARA
- a CDS encoding RNA binding protein, putative (TriTrypDB/GeneDB-style sysID: LpmP.07.1040); the protein is MEEFYGMEVFVGKTAKPSISADRVLHVTQVALPPNASHAITLLVKAEGKSFVLATLDPHRALFHMSVDMLFSGKQELAFTCEGAAGAVHVIGYTQLAEEEEEGEDMDDEDYDDMMAGEDAA